AGGGTTAGCAAAcactgtacatattctcattaTGGTGATATTAATATAGCATAACAATGATCCATTATTCAAAGTTTCCATTATTGTAAGTTTAAACAAATAGTATCAGATGAGTGTGgtttaaaaaaattgtaaaacaggTCTAAAGTAGATACAAAAACAAATGACAAACCACACCGACATGGCGACAGTAAACTCCCACAACCGCAAATATACAGTAAGTTTTGTGAAAATGCCCTAAAGACCGCTTGATGACTGACAGGGAATGTATCCAATCACTTCCTTCCAAAGTCGCAAGGCCAGAGCGCAAGGCAGCAGAGTGTGCCGACAACAGGGGAACGATCCGCGGACAAACGATGTTTTTCGTGCACCGAAATGTTTCTCGGCCAGAAGATTCACGATTTTAAAAGCGTACCGTTAAATCAGTGAATTATTCACTTAAAGACGGATCAGAGAGTCCATTGTTGCTTCTGCGGAGATTTGTGACGACCTCACGAGGGATTGTCCAACGACAGTAGATGAGAGGTAAGATTCTTTGAACGGGAGGGGAAGGAAGGGCCTATCGTGTCTACCGGAGACCTGCGGGGAAAAGTGGATAGCGCCGCCTGACGACCGCCTTGAGCCGGGGAGCCACAGTCAGGAGACAGCGGTGCCTCCGAAGAGGTCTCGGATATCCGAGAGAGCGCCGCCAACAGCTCGCCACATGAATGATAACACACAGGAAGCAATGTTGCAAGCTATCATGCAGCACTGTGGCTTGTATAAACTAAATGTCATGAATTATATGTCATTTTTTAGAAGAAAAATGTAATCTAATAATACACATCCCTGTTAACTATTTCACATCGTCTACCACCATTTGGCGCCTACATGCAGTTAGCTTCTGCTGCTCGTGGCAGCTTCAAATTAGCTTGTAGCTATCAGCTCTATTTTCTATGACGATTTTATGGAACCATGCAATCGCTAcagggcaattccatggtaacggaattacgctgagactcagatttttcactttaaaatgtatgctaaACAAAAACATTTACTGGAACAATAGTGTAGATGCAAAGTTTGTTAACAGAATTACAGTAAATcaattttggttattgaactacagtaagtgaagtaaCATAATTACGGTAACGAaattacatcatgggtccctgatctgtactacacagaaatgcatcaTTTATGGGAATGAATGTAATTTTCTTTATTGTGATCcatcctgaataggtacacaaaggtagaaatatgcaatatcATCCTTTGCATATATGGGTATCATTCTACACACTGACTATTATTCGAATGAGCTCCACCCACAAacaagaccaaatctgaaccaatcataaacgtctgtttcacaagtttggacattacAGTAGAGcacaatagagtacagtacattactgtgctctactgtactgaactctactgtactatactctacttttcttcactctactgtcctgtccaaacttgtgaaacagacgTTTATGATTGGTTCAAATTTGGTCTGGTCACCAATCATGGACATCTGTGTTTGGGTTAAATCAAGGCCGGCCCCGACTGGCCCCAAAAAATGACGTATGTGGACGTTGACatttcaactacttttcaacgTCCGTAGACTTCCGGTGCTCAGTGGGTGCGGATACTGGTTACAGTTttagtaaatggaaagagagggggctcatgggtagTCATCAGTAAGAACCGGGAGAGGTGATATTAACgtgagagagaagaggtggaggttgtccagactgttttcacactctcgctttgaccaccagacaacagaaagagacagaaaacagttatgagctgaacataacagtatgccagtggaagggagaacATTATGATTTGATTTCACATCGTGGTCAATTCAATTGCTGTAATTCCGTTGCTGTTTTTTCTATAATTATGTTAccaatttggtaacagaattacgagTTATAATCACTAAATAATTCAGAAACTGTAAAAAACAcaaactaattggtaggtctaccttgttacttctgtgaactttcatcaTCATCTTAAAGATATGTGGTTTTTGGTAACGGCATACAAGGCAGTGTTTTAAGAAGGCAACCTACATTTAGTTTTGGAGAAATGATTTAAGTGTTGATAATAGTTTACCTAAAtattacttcaacattattgtgttttgatgtatttgtaAGACCTTTTTTAAGGCTTatctggtagatgttttctaagacccctttccatctgtttgaccagaaatccaAGCAATTACTAGAAACATTTATCTATGACTTCATTTCCCATTTGACACTcattttgaaatatatattttttgttattacacattctcatttacagcaacgacctggggattTGTTACAGGGGAGAAGAGGGGCGATGagtgagccaattggaagctggggatgattaggtggccatgattgtGTGAGGGCCACATTGAGATATGCGCCTAACAACATCACATGTTGGTGTTCATggctccttttacatggaaatgacctACATCATTGTAAACTAAAAGAATGTCTGTGGGCCAGTTGGGGTTTGGGACAGGTGATACCAAATAGCTGACTGAGACTACTGTATTTTGCTTTTTTTCAGGCTCCCTCCCTGTTGTCCTGACATCACAGAACATCATAGTGAGAGACCTGAGGAAAGAGGCTAGCTACTTTGCAAATCATTGTTACTGGTACAAGCCCTAAAACTCACAACACACTGTTTGCTCACTAACAGATATCAAAGTCTTCAGTTCAACCATCGAGGCACACTTGTATCAAGATCGTAACACAGAGCTATAACTCAGACCAGGACAGGAGCCTTTTTATCATTCATTGAATTGTgcttaccaacacacacacagtcctacaaAAACCGCCTTGCAGTAGTCATGGATGACCAGCAGGAGGACCCAGAGGGCACGTACGACGTGCAGCACCAGTACATGTGCAGCGAGTGCCACCAGCTCTTCAACACCCTAGAAGAAGTGCTGATGCACCAGCAGATCCACACAGggcaggagggagaagagggggaggctggggaggcCATGGCCATCCAGGGCATCTCAGAGTACGGGGACAGCCAGTACCAGTGCCTGGAGTGTGGTGCCCTCCTCAGGAACCCAGATGAACTGCTACTGCACCAGGAGCTGCACATGAGAGAGGCAGGGTTGGAGACAGAGGACCATggtgagagggggaggatggaggggatgGTGGAGGACAGGAAAGGGTGGATATGTGTCttgaagaggagggggagtgaaAGGTGGTGGTTTGTTTCAAGGATGAAAGGCAGAGGTTGTTTGAATGTAGAGGGGCTAGATAGTGAGACTCACCTGCTGAACGTTGTGTTCCCCAGAACTGTGTGAGGTGTTGGAGACAGACGAGGCAGGGACAGAGGGCCAGGTGTCGGGGCCTGTCCAGTACCAGTGTCTAGACTGCCTGGCCCTGTTTGACTCTCCAGAGGTGTGGCTGGcccacagacagacccacagcaAGAGCAGCACACACAGTGCCACAGAGACTGTGAGTATTAAATACCAACACATTTCATCAGCAAACCCTTTATCAAAGGGCTCACAGGCTGGCGTTCTTTAGCGCAAAAGCAGACAGGCAGAATTAGGTTTTTCCTTTCTTGGCTcaaacttcctcctctctctcccaggagTATGTGCTGCAGCCCGATGGTACTGTGACACCCTTGGTCAGTGTTCAGAACTTTGTCTTGAGTGAACAACAAGCCGGGGAGATCTTAGCACAGGTACTGTACACACTTCATGTCAAAAAGCTTTTTATAACCAGTAACCAGTTATTCTCACTCAAACATGATCATGTCTGTGCTCCCCCCCCCCCAGGTCCTGGCCCAACAACAACATCAGTCTGCCCCCCAGCCCTCGACCCCCTCCCGGGCCACCTTCCTACCCCCCGTCTCCCCCTTCCCGGCTCGGCCACAATGCGTCTCCAGATCTGCAGTGCCCAGGCCCTGGCCGATGGCTCCAGCACCCCCGGCCTACGGCGCGCCAAGCTGCTGCCCCCTCTGCTCACTCCTCTAGGGGTGGGCTCGGTAGGAAAGCTGGAGGTTCCAGAGAACGGCCTCCAGAGACTGGAGGTGGCGCTGTCTGCTGTCCGGGAGGAGCAGCAGGGGGAGGTGGTGATCTTCCACCCCTATGAGTGCTCCGAGTGTGCCCTCCTCTTCCAGACCCCAGAGGACTTCCTGCAACACCAGGGGGAGCACTTCCTGGCCCAGGAGAAGGAGAGCGGTGAGGACGGGGTGATGATGGGATACgaggaggacggagggagggaggaggagagagaggaggagaatggggggagggtggcagaggaTAGGGGGAAGGGAACGGGGAGACGCGCCCTGGCTAAAAGATCTAGAAACACACCCCTATGCCTGCACTGCAGCCAATGCCAGCGTACCTTCACGTCAGCCAATCGGCTGGCGGCAcacaggcgcgtgcacgagcatGGCACATACGAGTGCCGGGAGTGTGACAAGGTGTTTAAGAAGGCGATGTCACTGCAGACACACATGCGCTCTCACTCCGGGGAGGCTCGGTATCtgtgtgtggactgtggtcaCGGCTTCAACACAGAGATGACCCTCATCATACACAGGTAGGTGCCTGACCAGACATCATGTTCTCATCATGAACCATCACAATCCCCAATGTTTTTCTGCCTATTGCTTTTTGAATgctgttttgtattgaagtctcTGAGACAAATCTTCTCTTTTTATATCcgcccctccctacctctctcttcatccctcgcTCCGTCCTGTAGGAAGTCTCACACAGCAGAGCCGCTCCACAGGTGTGAGCACTGTGCCAAGACCTTCACCAATATGACCAAGTTCCTGTACCACCgtagaacacacaccaccaaagCAGCTACCCCTGTCGTCCTGGTAACCACGTTTTCTTTTTAAAAATGGTAATATTGTTTATAGTTCCAAATTCTAACTTGAGAAATGTTTTGCTCAAATCAATGAGAAATGTGTGCAAATGTTTTGTTTCTCTAGTTAAATTCAGTCCCATACTGGTCAATGTATGAGCATGTGTTTTGATGATGTCCTGTGCAGGTCCCAGCGGTCCCCAGGAGGATGTCCCTGTCAGCCCTGTCCATCCTTCAGAGAGCCCGGGCCCTGAGGGATGGGGGTGAGGGCAGCCCCATGGAGACGGAGGGGGACGAGGAGAACCTGATGGCCCCCCTTACCGAGGCAGAGATGGAGATAGGCGAGTCGGGGGAGGACACTGCCTCCAGCTCCCTGAGCAGggcagagggaggaaaggagaacgGGGTGGATGTGGAGGGGACACCAGGGGGCAGTGGAGAGTCCCAACCGGGAGAACAGACTGCTGATCCTGGTTCCtctactgaccctaacccctctgGTCCAGCTGGTCCCCGGGGCGCGTTCCCCTGCCCCTCCTGCCCTCAGGCTTTCCCCTCCCTGCTCCACCTGGTCAAACACCGCCATACGGCCCACGTATCCGAGCGACACTTCAAGTGCTCCGTGTGCACCAAGACCTTCAAGAAGCAGATGCACCTACGCAACCACCTGCGTACGCACACCGGCGAGCGGCCCTTCCAGTGCTCAGACTGCGGAAAGACCTTCTCGTCCCTGGCCAACCTGTCTCGCCACAACCTCACCCACTCTGGCGTGCGCCCCTACCGCTGCGACATCTGCCACCGGACATTCACCCAGTCATCTAACCTCCGGCAGCACCGCCTACTCCATGCCAACCTCCCTCCCTGGCCCTGCCCGGACTGCCCCGCCACCTTCGTACGGCCGGCCAAGCTAGCCGCCCACCGCTACACTGTTCACCCGGGGGCCCCGGCCCCGTTCTCCTGCCCCCACTGCCAGGCTGGCTTTCTGCACAGGAGGAAGAGAGACCGGCACTGTCAGGAGGTCCACCCCACTGAGgcccaggcagacagagagggagggttagagagccAGCCCCAAGTGTGCCCTGACGGGGAGCCCCTCTCAGAGCCCTCCACCTCAGAAGACACAGGGACCACCAGCATCATGAGAGGGGGCCTGGACTGCACTGTGTGTGGGAAGAAGCTCAACTCTGCAGCCAACTGGCGTCTGCATCAGCTGAGCCACGGCCTGGTTCCTGGTCGGACCTGTGGTGGTGCAGTGGCCAGGGGTAAATCCCACCAGTGCCTAACCTGCGGTAAGCTGTTTGTCTCCTCCTCAGGCGTGACCTTGCATCAGCGCATCCACACAGGAGAGCGCCCCTTCCCCTGCAACCTGTGTGGCAAGCGCTTCCGGCAGAACACGCACCTGCGAGAGCACTTGCGCACGCATACGGGGGAGCGGCCGTTCCGCTGCGAAATATGTGACAAGGGCTTTGTCCAGAGCATGCACCTGGCGGAGCACCGGCGTACGCACACGGGGGAACGCCCCCACGCCTGTCTGGTGTGTGGCAAGGCCTTCAAGTCCTTCTCCAACCTGCGGAACCACAGGAAGACCCACGCACGCCAGCAGAGGCAGGAGGAGGCGGCCGCAGCACAGGTTGCCATGGAGACCAGTGCCGCCGTGGCGCTAGTGGAGGCATCCCAGGTGGAACTGGCCAATGGGCAGCCTCAGCTGATCCACATACAGACGTCGGCCCTACAGCAGGTGAGGGGGAGGGGCTGGCGGGGTCTGTGTGCGGCCTCTGAGGGTGTGTTAGTCTGTAAAATTGAGAAAATATGTTGTTCAAATATGTTTTTCTCTCACATCCTCCATACAATGCTTCCTTTCCTATCCAGACCCAGGGTACTCCCACCATCATGTGTAATGAGTTCGGAGAGACCATCGCCATCATAGAGACCAGTGAGGGAGGAACCCTACCCCTGGCTGAGGCTATAGAGATCTACCACACAGCCCTGGAGAACAGTCTGGGGATGGACACCATCACTGTAGACAGTCTACAGCTCATCTAACAGTCTGGGGATGGACTCCATCACTGTAGACAGTCTACAGCTCATCTAACAGTCTGGGGATGGACTCCATCACTGTAGACAGTCTACAGCTCATCTAACAGTCTGGGGATGGACTCCATCACTGTAGACAGTCTACAGCTCATCTAACAGTCTGGGGATGGACTCCATCACTGTAGACAGTCTACAGCTCATCTAACAGTCTGGGGATGGACTCCATCACTGTAGACAGTCTACAGCTCATCTAACAGTCTGGGGATGGACTCCATCACTGTAGACAGTCTACAGCTCATCTAACAGTCTGGGGATGGACTCCATCACTGTAGACAGTCTACAGCTCATCTAACAGTCTGGGGATGGACTCCATCACTGTAGACAGTCTACAGCTCATCTAACAGTCTGGGGATGGACTCCATCACTGTAGACAGTCTACAGCTCATCTAACAGTCTGGGGATGGACTCCATCACTGTAGACAGTCTACAGCTCATCTAACAGTCTGGGGATGGACTCCATCACTGTAGACAGTCTACAGCTCATCTAACAGTCTGGGGATGGACTCCATCACTGTAGACAGTCTACAGCTCATCTAACAGTCTGGGGATGGACTCCATCACTGTAGACAGTCTACAGCTCATCTAACAGTCTGGGGATGGACTCCATCACTGTAGACAGTCTACAGCTCATCTAACAGTCTGGGGATGGACTCCATCACTGTAGACAGTCTACAGCTCATCTAACAGTCTGGGGATGGACTCCATCACTGTAGACAGTCTACAGCTCATCTAACAGTCTGGGGATGGACTCCATCACTGTAGACAGTCTACAGCTCATCTAACAGTCTGGGGATGGACACCATCACTGTAGACAGTCTACAGCTCATCTAACAGTCTGGGGATGGACTCCATCACTGTAGACAGTCTACAGCTCATCTAACAGTCTGGGGATGGACTCCATCACTGTAGACAGTCTACAGCTCATCTAACAGTCTGGGGATGGACTCCATCACTGTAGACAGTCTACAGCTCATCTAACAGTCTGGGGATGGACTCCATCACTGTAGACAGTCTACAGCTCATCTAACAGTCTGGGGATGGACTCCATCACTGTAGACAGTCTACAGCTCATCTAAAGGCCAGACAGCGACAACACAGAACCATGACAGAACCATCAGATAACCCTCACAGAACCATGACAGAACCATCAGATAACCCTCACAGAACCATCACACGACTATCTACTCTGAGGGTCAAAGAGACACGACTCAGAACTATCCCAGACCTGTCATAGAACCATCAAACAAGCCTCAAAGATGTATCTACAGCTACTGGGAGCCAGTGAGAGGCTCATCTATCAGAGAACCATGACAGAACTACCTGTGTGGGCTGTGGGACTGTtctgactcctgactggcagagAGCATGTTTTACTGACTGTTATCCTATTGGGGTGAATGTATAGGGAGCA
The sequence above is drawn from the Salmo salar chromosome ssa05, Ssal_v3.1, whole genome shotgun sequence genome and encodes:
- the LOC106605864 gene encoding LOW QUALITY PROTEIN: zinc finger protein 574 (The sequence of the model RefSeq protein was modified relative to this genomic sequence to represent the inferred CDS: deleted 2 bases in 1 codon); protein product: MDDQQEDPEGTYDVQHQYMCSECHQLFNTLEEVLMHQQIHTGQEGEEGEAGEAMAIQGISEYGDSQYQCLECGALLRNPDELLLHQELHMREAGLETEDHELCEVLETDEAGTEGQVSGPVQYQCLDCLALFDSPEVWLAHRQTHSKSSTHSATETEYVLQPDGTVTPLVSVQNFVLSEQQAGEILAQVLAQQQHQSAPQPSTPSRATFLPPVSPFPARPQCLQICSAQALADGSSTPGLRRAKLLPPLLTPLGVGSVGKLEVPENGLQRLEVALSAVREEQQGEVVIFHPYECSECALLFQTPEDFLQHQGEHFLAQEKESGEDGVMMGYEEDGGREEEREEENGGRVAEDRGKGTGRRALAKRSRNTPLCLHCSQCQRTFTSANRLAAHRRVHEHGTYECRECDKVFKKAMSLQTHMRSHSGEARYLCVDCGHGFNTEMTLIIHRKSHTAEPLHRCEHCAKTFTNMTKFLYHRRTHTTKAATPVVLVPAVPRRMSLSALSILQRARALRDGGEGSPMETEGDEENLMAPLTEAEMEIGESGEDTASSSLSRAEGGKENGVDVEGTPGGSGESQPGEQTADPGSSTDPNPSGPAGPRGAFPCPSCPQAFPSLLHLVKHRHTAHVSERHFKCSVCTKTFKKQMHLRNHLRTHTGERPFQCSDCGKTFSSLANLSRHNLTHSGVRPYRCDICHRTFTQSSNLRQHRLLHANLPPWPCPDCPATFVRPAKLAAHRYTVHPGAPAPFSCPHCQAGFLHRRKRDRHCQEVHPTEAQADREGGLESQPQVCPDGEPLSEPSTSEDTGTTSIMRGGLDCTVCGKKLNSAANWRLHQLSHGLVPGRTCGGAVARGKSHQCLTCGKLFVSSSGVTLHQRIHTGERPFPCNLCGKRFRQNTHLREHLRTHTGERPFRCEICDKGFVQSMHLAEHRRTHTGERPHACLVCGKAFKSFSNLRNHRKTHARQQRQEEAAAAQVAMETSAAVALVEASQVELANGQPQLIHIQTSALQQTQGTPTIMCNEFGETIAIIETSEGGTLPLAEAIEIYHTALENSLGMDTITVDSLQLI